A DNA window from Ornithinimicrobium humiphilum contains the following coding sequences:
- the xylA gene encoding xylose isomerase, protein MSASTTKSPSSSPIQFTFGLWTVGWAAQDPFGRATREALDPVESVHRLAELGASGVTFHDDDLVPFGSSASARDAVIERFRAALAETGMVVPMVTTDTFSHPVFKDGALTSNDRGVRRLALRKVLRQVELGASLGAKTFVMWGGREGAEYDGAKDYKAAYDRFAEGVDSVAAFIKERGYGMRIALEPKPNEPRGDILLPTVGHALGFIATLEHGDIVGLNPEVGHEQMAGLNFTAGIAQALWQGKLFHIDLNGQHGPRFDQDLVFGHGDLLSAFFTVDLLENGFPGGGPRYEGPRHFDYKPSRTEDVEGVWVSAAANMETYSLLAERARSFRADPEVQEAMQSSGLSELAQPTLAEGESPAALLETAGDLGPEIADESERLAARGYGHVHLNQLALRHVLGAA, encoded by the coding sequence ATGAGCGCGTCGACGACGAAGTCCCCGTCCAGCTCCCCGATCCAGTTCACCTTCGGTCTGTGGACCGTCGGCTGGGCCGCCCAGGACCCCTTCGGCAGGGCCACCCGCGAGGCTCTCGACCCGGTCGAGTCCGTGCACCGGCTTGCCGAGCTCGGGGCCTCGGGCGTCACCTTCCACGACGACGACCTCGTCCCCTTCGGCTCCTCCGCGTCCGCGCGCGACGCGGTGATCGAGCGCTTCCGGGCGGCGCTGGCCGAGACCGGGATGGTCGTGCCGATGGTCACGACCGACACCTTCAGCCACCCGGTCTTCAAGGACGGCGCCCTGACCAGCAACGACCGTGGCGTGCGCCGGCTGGCGCTGCGCAAGGTCCTGCGCCAGGTCGAGCTCGGGGCCTCGCTGGGCGCGAAGACCTTCGTGATGTGGGGCGGCCGCGAGGGCGCGGAGTACGACGGGGCCAAGGACTACAAGGCGGCCTACGACCGCTTCGCCGAGGGCGTGGACAGCGTCGCCGCCTTCATCAAGGAGCGCGGCTACGGCATGCGCATCGCGCTGGAGCCCAAGCCCAACGAGCCCCGCGGCGACATCCTGCTGCCGACCGTCGGTCACGCGCTGGGCTTCATCGCCACCCTCGAGCACGGCGACATCGTCGGCCTCAACCCCGAGGTCGGGCACGAGCAGATGGCCGGGCTCAACTTCACCGCCGGCATCGCCCAGGCGCTCTGGCAGGGCAAGCTCTTCCACATCGACCTCAACGGCCAGCACGGTCCCCGCTTCGACCAGGACCTCGTCTTCGGCCACGGCGACCTGCTGTCCGCCTTCTTCACCGTCGACCTGCTCGAGAACGGCTTCCCCGGCGGCGGCCCGCGCTACGAGGGTCCCCGCCACTTCGACTACAAGCCTTCCCGCACCGAGGACGTCGAGGGCGTCTGGGTGTCGGCCGCGGCCAACATGGAGACCTACTCGCTGCTGGCCGAGCGGGCCAGGTCCTTCCGGGCCGACCCCGAGGTGCAGGAGGCGATGCAGTCCTCCGGGCTGTCCGAGCTGGCGCAGCCGACGCTGGCCGAGGGCGAGTCGCCCGCCGCGCTGCTGGAGACCGCGGGCGACCTCGGCCCGGAGATCGCCGACGAGTCCGAGCGCCTCGCCGCCCGCGGCTACGGCCACGTGCACCTCAACCAGCTCGCGCTGCGGCACGTCCTCGGGGCCGCCTGA
- a CDS encoding ABC transporter substrate-binding protein — MNTIRALSLAAAGSLVLTLAACGGDSEGSGSSGGSGDGTTITWWHNSNTGAGLEYYTELAAQFEEETGVTVEMEAMAHEDMLTKLDAAFQADDAPDIYMERGGGELADHVEAGLTKDLTELAAEEIEKVGGIAQGWTVDGKVYALPFSVGVVGFWYNTEMFEEAGIAEAPETWDEMYDVIDKLKAAGMEPISVGAGEKWPAAHYWYQFSLRHCAEDVLTDAVTSLDFSDPCFIRAGEDLEKLIAAEPFNRGFLSTPAQTGPTSASGLLATEQVAMEMQGHWEPGVMQGLTEDGKGLAGKLGWFPFPQVEGGQGDPAAQLGGGDAWGVSADAPDAAVDFVKFLLSDEVQRGFAERDMGLPTVPSAGDAVADPALAGLLEVRNDAPYVQLYFDTAFGQAVGGAMNDAIALMFAGQASPQDIVDATQAAADAEG; from the coding sequence ATGAACACCATCCGCGCACTGAGCCTGGCGGCTGCCGGGAGCCTCGTCCTGACCCTCGCCGCCTGCGGAGGGGACTCCGAGGGGTCCGGCTCGTCCGGTGGGTCCGGCGACGGGACCACCATCACCTGGTGGCACAACTCCAACACCGGCGCCGGCCTGGAGTACTACACCGAGCTGGCCGCCCAGTTCGAGGAGGAGACCGGCGTCACGGTCGAGATGGAGGCCATGGCGCACGAGGACATGCTGACCAAGCTCGACGCGGCCTTCCAGGCCGACGACGCGCCGGACATCTACATGGAGCGTGGTGGCGGCGAGCTCGCCGACCACGTCGAGGCGGGCCTGACCAAGGACCTCACCGAGCTCGCGGCCGAGGAGATCGAGAAGGTCGGCGGCATCGCCCAGGGCTGGACGGTCGACGGCAAGGTCTACGCGCTGCCGTTCTCGGTCGGCGTCGTGGGCTTCTGGTACAACACCGAGATGTTCGAGGAGGCCGGCATCGCGGAGGCGCCGGAGACCTGGGACGAGATGTACGACGTCATCGACAAGCTCAAGGCCGCCGGCATGGAGCCCATCTCCGTCGGCGCGGGCGAGAAGTGGCCGGCGGCGCACTACTGGTACCAGTTCTCGCTGCGCCACTGCGCCGAGGACGTGCTGACCGACGCCGTCACCTCCCTCGACTTCTCCGACCCGTGCTTCATCCGCGCCGGCGAGGACCTCGAGAAGCTCATCGCCGCCGAGCCCTTCAACCGCGGCTTCCTCTCGACCCCCGCGCAGACCGGGCCGACGAGCGCCTCCGGCCTCCTCGCGACCGAGCAGGTGGCGATGGAGATGCAGGGCCACTGGGAGCCGGGCGTCATGCAGGGCCTCACCGAGGACGGCAAGGGTCTGGCCGGCAAGCTCGGCTGGTTCCCCTTCCCGCAGGTCGAGGGCGGCCAGGGCGACCCGGCCGCGCAGCTGGGCGGTGGTGACGCCTGGGGCGTCTCGGCCGACGCCCCGGACGCGGCCGTGGACTTCGTGAAGTTCCTGCTCTCCGACGAGGTGCAGCGCGGCTTCGCCGAGCGCGACATGGGTCTGCCGACCGTCCCCTCCGCCGGTGACGCCGTCGCCGACCCGGCGCTGGCCGGCCTGCTCGAGGTGCGCAACGACGCCCCCTACGTCCAGCTGTACTTCGACACCGCCTTCGGCCAGGCCGTCGGTGGCGCGATGAACGACGCGATCGCGCTGATGTTCGCGGGCCAGGCGAGCCCGCAGGACATCGTCGACGCCACCCAGGCCGCGGCCGACGCCGAGGGCTGA
- a CDS encoding carbohydrate ABC transporter permease, which translates to MAIAPVPTTGATTPPAGRTARPAGAARRDWRMAAEIVLFTAPALVLFAVFVVWPILRAVQFSLYRWKGFGPLVDFVGLQNYVSVLANGVFTGAVAHNLIIVVASILVQLPLGLALALLLNRKMRGQGLLRTIIFVPYVLSEVIAGVVWFQLLQPGRGVVEALLGTVGLEGPYQGFLGTPSLALPTLVVVLTWKYVGLAVLLFLAGLQGVPDELAEAAQIDGASWWQTQWRVTIPLLGPTIRMWAFLSMIGSLQLFDMVWILTGGGPANATTTMATFLVNEGTKRQNYGIAAAASVVLFVIALVMAVTYQRFVLRRDTAEADVPRGVR; encoded by the coding sequence ATGGCGATCGCCCCAGTCCCGACCACGGGCGCCACGACCCCGCCCGCCGGCCGCACCGCGCGGCCGGCGGGTGCGGCCCGCCGCGACTGGCGGATGGCTGCCGAGATCGTGCTCTTCACGGCCCCGGCCCTCGTGCTGTTCGCGGTCTTCGTCGTGTGGCCGATCCTGCGCGCGGTCCAGTTCTCGCTCTACCGGTGGAAGGGCTTCGGCCCGCTCGTCGACTTCGTGGGGCTGCAGAACTACGTCTCGGTGCTGGCCAACGGCGTCTTCACCGGGGCGGTGGCCCACAACCTGATCATCGTGGTCGCCTCGATCCTCGTGCAGCTGCCCCTGGGCCTGGCCCTGGCGCTGCTGCTCAACCGGAAGATGCGGGGCCAGGGGCTGCTGCGAACGATCATCTTCGTCCCCTACGTGCTCTCCGAGGTCATCGCCGGCGTCGTCTGGTTCCAGCTGCTCCAGCCGGGCCGCGGGGTCGTCGAGGCGCTGCTCGGGACGGTCGGTCTCGAGGGTCCCTACCAGGGCTTCCTCGGCACCCCGTCGCTCGCGCTGCCGACGCTGGTCGTCGTGCTCACCTGGAAGTACGTCGGCCTCGCCGTCCTGCTCTTCCTCGCGGGGCTGCAGGGCGTGCCGGACGAGCTCGCCGAGGCGGCGCAGATCGACGGCGCCTCGTGGTGGCAGACCCAGTGGCGGGTCACGATCCCGCTGCTCGGCCCGACGATCCGGATGTGGGCCTTCCTGTCGATGATCGGCTCGCTGCAGCTCTTCGACATGGTGTGGATCCTCACCGGCGGCGGGCCCGCCAACGCCACGACGACCATGGCCACCTTCCTGGTCAACGAGGGCACCAAGCGGCAGAACTACGGCATCGCGGCCGCCGCGTCCGTCGTGCTCTTCGTCATCGCCCTCGTCATGGCCGTGACCTACCAGCGCTTCGTCCTGCGGCGGGACACCGCCGAGGCCGACGTCCCGAGGGGGGTCCGATGA
- a CDS encoding carbohydrate ABC transporter permease, whose amino-acid sequence MTTTTRPTTVPTGPATDHADDGGKGRKPRQGSGRGEGGVLVYLVALVVVGLTLGPVLYAVLGGFRSNAQLAADPAGLPDPWLLDNYRRVLTGASFWTYAVNSIAIAVITTVVTVVFGLMAAYPLARYPFRFREQLYMVFVVGLLFPATVAIIPLFILITRDLSLGNTWWGVALPQAAFALPMTIVILRPFLMAIPRELEEAAIIDGASRLQFFWRVLLPLSAPGAITVGVLAFVGSWNAYLLPLLLLRGEMKTLPLGVADFSTQYSSDTAGVFAFTTLAMIPALLFFLALQKRIVSGLQGAVKG is encoded by the coding sequence ATGACCACGACCACGCGACCGACCACGGTGCCCACCGGCCCCGCCACCGACCACGCCGACGATGGCGGCAAGGGCCGCAAGCCGCGCCAGGGCAGCGGCCGGGGCGAGGGCGGGGTGCTCGTCTACCTCGTCGCCCTCGTCGTCGTCGGGCTCACCCTCGGCCCGGTCCTGTATGCCGTGCTGGGCGGCTTCCGCAGCAACGCCCAGCTGGCCGCCGACCCGGCGGGGCTGCCCGACCCGTGGCTGCTCGACAACTACCGCCGGGTGCTCACCGGCGCCTCCTTCTGGACCTACGCCGTCAACTCCATCGCCATCGCGGTCATCACGACCGTGGTGACCGTGGTCTTCGGGCTGATGGCCGCCTACCCCCTGGCCCGCTACCCGTTCCGCTTCCGCGAGCAGCTCTACATGGTCTTCGTCGTGGGCCTGCTCTTCCCCGCGACGGTGGCGATCATCCCGCTCTTCATCCTCATCACCCGCGACCTGTCGCTGGGCAACACCTGGTGGGGCGTCGCGCTGCCGCAGGCCGCCTTCGCGCTGCCGATGACCATCGTCATCCTGCGGCCCTTCCTCATGGCGATCCCGCGGGAGCTGGAGGAGGCGGCGATCATCGACGGCGCCTCCCGCCTGCAGTTCTTCTGGCGGGTGCTGCTGCCGCTGTCGGCCCCAGGAGCCATCACCGTCGGCGTGCTGGCCTTCGTCGGCTCCTGGAACGCCTACCTGCTGCCGCTCCTGCTCCTGCGCGGCGAGATGAAGACCCTCCCGCTCGGGGTGGCCGACTTCTCCACGCAGTACTCCTCCGACACCGCCGGCGTCTTCGCCTTCACCACCCTGGCGATGATCCCCGCGCTGCTCTTCTTCCTCGCGCTCCAGAAGCGCATCGTCAGCGGGCTCCAGGGCGCGGTCAAGGGCTGA
- a CDS encoding beta-glucosidase, with translation MTETRTAPDRATAPPPPSVPELVASMTLEEKLAQIVGFWDKGDGDAVAPLQGAFVEPQGLYDVAAHGLGHLTRVYGTRPVDPVERARWLWDFQRWLVGSTRHGIPALVHEECLTGLSAWKAATYPTPLAWGASWDPDLVRDVAALIGRSMRQLGVHQGLAPVLDVVRDPRWGRVEEAISEDPYLVATLGTGYVEGLQSEGVHATLKHFVGYSASQAGRNFAPVHAGPRELEDVLLVPFEMAVVEGGVRSVMHSYAEIDGVPVAGDPTLLTGVLRDRWGFDGTVVADYFGVAFLQLLHGVAADLGEAAGQALLAGVDIELPTGDAYLRPLAEAVRSGAVDEALVDRACTRALEQKAELGLLGATFEDEPPTEVELDGPEHRAAAARLAEESVVLLANDGTLPLAAPGRVAVVGPNADRLAALFGCYSFVNHVIPQHPHTEPGIEAPTLREALLAEWPQTHLTYEWGCDVDSEDVSGLEAAAAAAREAEVAVVVVGDSSGLFGRATSGEGCDRDDLELPGVQRRLVEAVVATGTPVVLVLLTGRPYAIDWALSSCAAVVQAFFPGEEGAGAIAGVLSGRVNPSGHLPVSLPRSAGSQPYTYLHPLLGGDTDVTNLSSRPALPFGHGLSYTTFELGDLDVRAGSTAEDLEVRVRIANTGDRAGDDVVQVYARDLVASVTRPVAQLIGYARVSVEPGQARTLTFRVPPARLSFTGRDLRRVVEPGALEVWVGDSVADRRHSQTVTLTGAVHEVGLHDPRRTTVELD, from the coding sequence ATGACCGAGACCCGCACCGCCCCCGACCGCGCGACCGCGCCGCCCCCTCCGAGCGTCCCCGAGCTCGTCGCCTCGATGACGCTGGAGGAGAAGCTCGCGCAGATCGTCGGCTTCTGGGACAAGGGCGACGGCGACGCGGTGGCGCCGCTCCAGGGGGCCTTCGTCGAGCCGCAGGGTCTCTACGACGTCGCGGCCCACGGCCTCGGCCACCTCACCCGCGTCTACGGCACCCGCCCGGTCGACCCGGTCGAGCGCGCCCGCTGGCTCTGGGACTTCCAGCGCTGGCTCGTCGGCTCGACGCGGCACGGCATCCCCGCCCTCGTGCACGAGGAGTGCCTGACCGGGCTGTCCGCGTGGAAGGCCGCCACCTACCCGACCCCGCTCGCGTGGGGCGCCAGCTGGGACCCCGACCTCGTCCGCGACGTCGCCGCGCTGATCGGCCGCTCGATGCGCCAGCTCGGGGTGCACCAGGGCCTCGCGCCGGTGCTCGACGTCGTGCGCGACCCGCGCTGGGGCCGGGTCGAGGAGGCGATCTCCGAGGACCCCTACCTCGTCGCCACCCTCGGGACGGGGTATGTGGAAGGCCTCCAGTCGGAGGGGGTGCACGCCACGCTCAAGCACTTCGTCGGCTACTCGGCCTCGCAGGCGGGGCGCAACTTCGCGCCCGTGCACGCCGGGCCGCGCGAGCTCGAGGACGTGCTGCTGGTGCCCTTCGAGATGGCCGTCGTCGAGGGCGGCGTGCGCTCGGTCATGCACTCCTACGCCGAGATCGACGGCGTCCCGGTGGCCGGCGACCCGACCCTGCTCACCGGCGTGCTGCGCGACCGCTGGGGCTTCGACGGCACCGTCGTGGCCGACTACTTCGGCGTCGCCTTCCTGCAGCTGCTGCACGGCGTCGCCGCCGACCTCGGCGAGGCGGCGGGCCAGGCGCTGCTCGCCGGCGTCGACATCGAGCTGCCCACGGGCGACGCCTACCTCCGTCCGCTCGCCGAGGCCGTGCGCTCGGGTGCCGTGGACGAGGCCCTCGTCGACCGCGCCTGCACCCGTGCCCTGGAGCAGAAGGCCGAGCTCGGGCTCCTCGGCGCCACCTTCGAGGACGAGCCGCCGACCGAGGTCGAGCTCGACGGGCCGGAGCACCGCGCGGCTGCGGCACGGCTGGCCGAGGAGTCGGTCGTGCTGCTCGCCAACGACGGCACGCTGCCGCTCGCCGCCCCCGGCCGGGTCGCGGTGGTCGGGCCCAACGCCGACCGGCTGGCCGCGCTCTTCGGCTGCTACTCCTTCGTCAACCACGTCATCCCGCAGCACCCGCACACCGAGCCGGGCATCGAGGCACCCACGCTCCGCGAGGCGCTCCTCGCGGAGTGGCCCCAGACCCACCTCACCTACGAGTGGGGCTGCGACGTCGACTCCGAGGACGTCTCCGGCCTGGAGGCGGCGGCCGCCGCGGCCCGGGAGGCGGAGGTGGCGGTCGTGGTCGTGGGCGACTCGTCCGGTCTCTTCGGCCGCGCGACCTCGGGCGAGGGCTGCGACCGCGACGACCTCGAGCTGCCGGGCGTGCAGCGCCGGCTCGTCGAGGCCGTGGTCGCCACCGGCACCCCGGTCGTCCTCGTCCTGCTCACCGGCCGCCCCTACGCGATCGACTGGGCCCTGTCCTCCTGCGCGGCCGTCGTCCAGGCGTTCTTCCCGGGGGAGGAGGGCGCCGGCGCGATCGCGGGCGTGCTCTCGGGTCGGGTCAACCCCTCGGGCCACCTGCCGGTCAGCCTGCCGCGCTCGGCGGGCAGCCAGCCCTACACCTACCTGCACCCGCTGCTCGGCGGCGACACCGACGTCACCAACCTCAGCAGCCGGCCGGCGCTGCCGTTCGGGCACGGGCTGTCCTACACCACCTTCGAGCTGGGCGACCTCGACGTGCGCGCCGGCTCGACGGCGGAGGACCTCGAGGTGCGCGTGCGCATCGCCAACACCGGCGACCGCGCGGGCGACGACGTGGTCCAGGTCTACGCCCGCGACCTGGTGGCCTCCGTGACGCGGCCCGTGGCCCAGCTGATCGGCTACGCCCGCGTCTCCGTCGAGCCCGGTCAGGCCCGCACGCTGACCTTCCGCGTGCCGCCCGCCCGGCTGTCCTTCACCGGGCGCGACCTGCGCCGGGTCGTGGAGCCGGGAGCCCTCGAGGTCTGGGTGGGCGACTCGGTGGCCGACCGCCGCCACTCGCAGACGGTGACGCTGACCGGCGCGGTCCACGAGGTGGGGCTGCACGACCCGCGACGGACCACGGTCGAGCTCGACTGA